From Numida meleagris isolate 19003 breed g44 Domestic line chromosome 4, NumMel1.0, whole genome shotgun sequence, the proteins below share one genomic window:
- the LOC110397269 gene encoding alcohol dehydrogenase class-3 — protein MASGVIKCKAAVAWETGKPLSIEEVEVAPPKAHEVRIKIVATALCHTDAYTLSGADPEGCFPVILGHEGAGIVESIGEGVTKVKPGDTVIPLYIPQCGECKFCKNPKTNLCQKIRVTQGRGLMPDGTSRFTCKGKQVYHFMGTSTFSEYTVVADISVAKIDAAAPLDKVCLLGCGVSTGYGAAVNTAKVEPGSTCAVFGLGGVGLAAIMGCKAAGASRIIGIDINKNTYAKAKEFGAAECISPQDFEKPIQEVLVEMTDGGVDYSFECVGNVGVMRAALEACHKGWGVSVIVGVAAAGQEISTRPFQLVTGRTWKGTAFGGWKSVDSVPKLVTDYMSKKIKVDEFVTHTLPFDKINEAFELMHEGKSIRTVLKL, from the exons gTTATTAAATGCAAGGCTGCTGTTGCCTGGGAGACAGGTAAACCTCTCTCTATTGAGGAGGTGGAGGTCGCTCCTCCAAAAGCACATGAAGTTCGCATCAAG ATAGTTGCCACTGCTCTCTGTCACACTGATGCCTATACTCTGAGTGGTGCTGATCCTGAGGGATGTTTCCCTGTGATTTTGGGTCATGAAGGGGCAGGAATTGTAGAAAGCATTGGGGAAGGAGTTACAAAAGTAAAGCCAG GGGATACCGTTATCCCTCTGTACATCCCCCAGTGTGGTGAGTGCAAGTTCTGCAAGAATCCTAAAACTAACCTGTGCCAAAAGATAAG AGTTACTCAAGGGAGAGGACTCATGCCTGATGGTACCAGCAGATTCACCTGCAAAGGAAAGCAGGTTTACCACTTCATGGGGACTAGCACCTTCTCGGAGTACACGGTGGTGGCTGATATCTCAGTAGCTAAGATAgatgctgcagcacctctcGATAAAGTGTGCCTGCTGGGTTGTGGCGTCTCTACAGGCTATGGGGCTGCTGTTAACACTGCTAAG GTGGAACCTGGATCCACATGTGCGGTCTTTGGTTTAGGAGGAGTTGGGTTGGCTGCTATTATGGGCTGTaaagcagcaggagcatccCGGATCATTGGCATTGACATAAACAAGAACACCTATGCCAAAGCCAAGGAGTTTGGAGCTGCTGAGTGCATTAGCCCTCAAGACTTCGAGAAGCCCATACAGGAGGTGCTGGTTGAAATGACCGATGGTGGTGTAGACTACTCATTTGAGTGTGTCGGTAATGTTGGAGTCATG AGGGCTGCCTTGGAAGCCTGCCACAAAGGCTGGGGAGTCAGCGTGATAGTTGGAGTAGCTGCTGCTGGTCAGGAGATCTCAACACGGCCGTTCCAGCTCGTAACCGGTCGGACATGGAAAGGGACTGCATTTGGAG GCTGGAAGAGCGTAGACAGTGTTCCAAAGCTGGTGACTGACTACATGTCCAAAAAGATCAAAGTAGATGAATTTGTGACTCACACCCTGCCTTTTGACAAAATTAATGAGGCTTTTGAACTGATGCATGAAGGAAAGAG caTTCGAACAGTTCTAAAGCTTTAG